A single region of the Vicia villosa cultivar HV-30 ecotype Madison, WI linkage group LG4, Vvil1.0, whole genome shotgun sequence genome encodes:
- the LOC131595258 gene encoding abscisic acid 8'-hydroxylase CYP707A2-like, which translates to MELSIMLCFLFSSSILFIVLFRIFIKQFVSKRQHLPLPPGSMGYPYIGETFQLYSQDPNVFFASKIKRFGSMFKSHILGCPCVMISSPEAAKFVLNKAQLFKPTFPASKERMLGKQAIFFHQGEYHANLRRLVLRTFMPEAIKNIVPDIESIAQDSLKSMEGRLITTFLEMKTFTFNVALLSIFGKDEVHYRERLKQCYYTLEKGYNSMPINLPGTLFHKAMKARKELAQILAEIISSRREKKQDFKDLLGSFMDEKSGLSDEQIADNVIGVIFAARDTTASVLTWIVKYLGENINVLESVIEEQESILRNKEENGEEKGLKWEDTKKMVITSRVIQETLRVASILSFTFREAVEDVEYQGYLIPKGWKVLPLFRNIHHSPNNFKDPEKFDPSRFEVATKPNTFMPFGSGIHACPGNELAKMEILVLLHHLTTKYRWSVEGTKDGIQYGPFALPQNGLPITLYPKK; encoded by the exons atGGAACTAAGTATCATGTTATGTTTTTTGTTTAGTTCTTCTATTCTCTTCATTGTTCTCTTTAGAATATTCATCAAACAATTTGTCTCCAAAAGACAACACTTGCCACTTCCACCTGGTTCAATGGGTTATCCTTACATAGGAGAAACTTTTCAACTTTATTCTCAAGACCCAAATGTTTTCTTTGCATCAAAAATCAAAAG GTTTGGTTCTATGTTCAAGTCACACATTTTGGGGTGTCCTTGTGTGATGATTTCAAGCCCTGAAGCTGCTAAATTTGTGTTGAATAAAGCTCAACTTTTCAAGCCAACATTTCCTGCTAGCAAAGAGAGGATGTTGGGAAAACAAGCTATCTTTTTTCATCAAGGAGAGTATCATGCTAACTTGAGAAGACTTGTTCTTCGCACTTTCATGCCGGAAGCCATCAAGAATATTGTTCCTGACATTGAATCCATTGCTCAAGATTCTCTTAAATCAATGGAAGGAAGATTAATCACCACTTTCCTTGAAATGAAAACG TTCACATTCAATGTTGCTTTACTATCAATTTTTGGAAAAGATGAAGTTCACTACAGAGAGCGATTGAAGCAGTGTTACTACACACTTGAAAAAGGGTACAATTCAATGCCAATAAACCTTCCTGGAACACTCTTCCACAAAGCTATGAAAGCAAGGAAAGAGCTAGCACAGATCTTGGCTGAGATAATCTCAAGTAGGAGAGAGAAGAAGCAAGATTTCAAAGACTTGTTAGGGTCATTCATGGATGAGAAATCAGGACTGAGTGATGAACAGATAGCAGATAATGTGATTGGAGTTATTTTTGCAGCTCGTGATACCACAGCTAGTGTGCTTACGTGGATTGTCAAGTACCTTGGTGAAAATATCAATGTACTAGAATCAGTGATT GAGGAACAAGAATCTATATTGAGGAACAAGGAAGAAAATGGTGAAGAAAAGGGTCTTAAATGGGAAGATACTAAGAAGATGGTTATAACTTCTAGGGTTATTCAAGAGACTCTTAGAGTTGCTTCAATTTTGTCTTTCACTTTTAGAGAAGCTGTTGAAGATGTTGAATATCAAG GGTATCTTATACCAAAAGGGTGGAAAGTATTGCCTTTGTTTAGGAATATACACCATAGTCCAAACAACTTTAAAGATCCAGAAAAGTTTGATCCTTCAAGATTTGAG GTTGCTACAAAGCCCAATACTTTTATGCCATTTGGAAGTGGGATCCATGCTTGTCCTGGCAATGAATTAGCAAAGATGGAGATTTTGGTCCTTTTACATCATCTTACCACAAAATACAG GTGGTCTGTGGAAGGTACAAAGGATGGGATTCAATATGGTCCCTTTGCTCTTCCCCAAAATGGATTGCCCATCACACTATATCCAAAAAAATAG
- the LOC131597915 gene encoding uncharacterized protein LOC131597915, which produces METVYASNCHTTRRNLWNNLSQILSDHALLWCIVGDFNAIQGAHEHQGSHNPNRVHMMDFSNWSNGNNLLDIPSKGNYFTWSNGKVGRDFIQRRLDRSFCNQLWISSATIMNVSTLNRLKSDHFPLLLEFSFSHVQHISNFRFLGMWILHDSCEALVKKVWSTQVIGCPMHILTQKLKIIKSELKTWNKQELTAQKNLEKLLIMEESFWKDNAKIKWHLEGDRNTSYFHKCAKIRQAKNTITHIRTNDGMLHDPDAMAAHAVNYFTNLFCFAGDQINDFSMVDEVIPDLVNADMNRFLTSIPSEEEIKNAVFKLNKDGAPGPDGFGGIFYHTYWSIIKKEVIDAVIQFFKTGWILPKYNSNNIILLPKHKEADTMESFRTIALANFKFKILSKILSDRLATLMPSLISVEQRGFIKGRCIKDCICTASEAINHLHNKAFGGNMALKVDITKAFDTINWNFLLHVLRSYGFNHVFCSWIKSILHSAYLSISFNRASKGFFNCKRGVRQGDPVSPLLFCLSQDVLSRSITKLITIGNLKLIKTSNNLVIPSHVMYADDILIFCKASISNVNSLTSLFTRYYKISDQFVNSSKSSLFPSCISNSKIQNILNKTGFSKGSLPFMYLGVPLFKGKPKTIHLRPIADRILAKMAGWKGSTLSMAGRVCLVKSIIEGMLNHTIAIYDWPVAILKEIEKAARNFIWSGSTVKRKICVAAWNKICRPKLHGGLGIRSLLRINEDSNLRLAWDIRNSVEQWAVILIARVLKGFGTINYHIFSSIWSSIKAEWPTLIRNCAWILGNGSNINFWLDNWCGNPLVLSTSVEFLNLHDISLKSKVRDFIHDSSWNIPLIWSDLFPFLEHKLNPNLLSNLEVEDICIWPHCTSGILTLQEAYKFKNPSAPIVWTKAVWNKDIPPSKSIFVWKLMMNKLATDDNLTIRGCNIVSICSLCRSSLETA; this is translated from the exons ATGGAAACTGTGTATGCTTCCAATTGCCATACTACTAGAAGAAATCTTTGGAACAACCTCTCCCAAATTTTATCTGATCATGCTTTGCTTTGGTGCATTGTTGGGGACTTCAATGCCATTCAAGGAGCTCATGAGCATCAAGGCAGCCACAATCCTAATAGAGTTCACATGATGGATTTTTCAAATTGGTCCAATGGAAATAATCTATTAGACATTCCTTCTAAAGGAAATTATTTCACTTGGTCCAATGGTAAGGTGGGAAGAGATTTCATTCAAAGAAGATTGGACAGATCTTTTTGCAATCAATTATGGATTTCTAGTGCCACCATTATGAATGTTTCCACTCTGAATAGGCTTAAATCTGACCACTTTCCTCTTCTGCTGGAGTTCAGCTTCTCACACGTTCAGCATATCTCCAACTTCAGATTCCTTGGGATGTGGATTTTGCATGACAGTTGTGAAGCCCTCGTCAAGAAAGTCTGGTCCACTCAGGTCATTGGTTGCCCAATGCATATTCTAACTCAGAAATTAAAAATCATAAAGTCTGAGCTAAAAACTTGGAACAAGCAG GAGTTAACTGCTCAAAAGAACCTGGAGAAACTCCTCATCATGGAAGAATCTTTCTGGAAAGACAATGCAAAGATCAAATGGCATTTGGAGGGAGATAGAAATACATCATATTTTCATAAATGTGCTAAGATCAGACAGGCAAAGAACACCATAACCCACATTAGAACCAATGATGGAATGTTACATGATCCTGATGCTATGGCAGCTCATGCTGTCAATTATTTCACTAATcttttttgttttgcaggtgatcaAATCAATGACTTCTCCATGGTAGATGAGGTCATCCCTGACCTGGTGAATGCTGACATGAACAGATTCCTAACCAGTATCCCTTCTGAAGAGGAAATTAAAAATGCGGTTTTCAAGTTGAACAAGGATGGTGCCCCTGGTCCAGATGGTTTTGGAGGGATATTCTACCACACCTATTGGAGTATCATAAAGAAAGAGGTTATTGATGCGGTAATTCAGTTTTTCAAAACAGGTTGGATATTGCCTAAGTATAACTCCAACAATATTATTCTTCTGCCTAAGCACAAGGAAGCTGACACTATGGAGTCTTTCAGAACAATCGCCCTTGCcaacttcaaattcaaaattctatCCAAGATCTTGAGTGATAGGCTTGCAACTCTCATGCCCTCACTTATTTCTGTTGAGCAACGTGGATTCATAAAAGGCAGATGTATAAAAGACTGTATCTGCACTGCATCTGAAGCTATCAACCATCTTCACAACAAAGCTTTTGGTGGTAACATGGCCCTAAAAGTGGACATTACAAAGGCCTTTGATACTATTAATTGGAACTTCCTGCTGCATGTTCTTCGTAGTTATGGTTTCAATCATGTTTTTTGCAGCTGGATCAAAAGTATTCTACATTCTGCTTACCTATCAATTTCCTTTAATAGAGCTTCCAAAGGGTTCTTCAATTGTAAGAGAGGGGTGAGGCAGGGTGACCCCGTCTCTCCTCTTCTTTTCTGTCTTTCCCAAGACGTTCTTAGCAGGAGTATTACCAAGCTTATCACTATTGGGAACCTCAAGCTTATCAAAACCAGCAACAACTTAGTTATTCCTTCTCATGTCATGTACGCGGATGACATCCTCATTTTCTGCAAAGCTTCGATCTCTAATGTCAATTCTTTAACTTCTCTTTTCACAAGATATTATAAGATTTCTGACCAATTTGTGAATAGCTCCAAATCTTCTCTTTTTCCTAGCTGCATCAGCAACTCCAAGATTCAAAATATTCTTAACAAAACTGGTTTTTCTAAAGGCTCTCTCCCTTTTATGTATCTCGGTGTGCCCTTGTTTAAAGGTAAGCCCAAGACAATTCATTTGAGACCGATTGCGGATAGGATTTTGGCCAAAATGGCAGGGTGGAAAGGTTCGACACTGTCTATGGCGGGAAGAGTTTGCTTGGTTAAATCTATTATTGAAGGGATGCTGAATCACACTATTGCAATTTATGATTGGCCTGTAGCTATTTTGAAGGAGATTGAGAAAGCAGCGAGAAATTTCATTTGGTCTGGCTCCACGGTCAAGAGAAAAATCTGTGTTGCTGCTTGGAATAAAATTTGCAGACCTAAGCTTCATGGAGGTTTAGGGATAAGATCTCTTTTAAGAATAAATGAAGATTCTAATCTTCGGTTGGCCTGGGATATTAGAAATAGTGTAGAGCAGTGGGCTGTCATCCTCATAGCCAGGGTTCTTAAAGGTTTTGGAACGATAAACTACCacattttctcttcaatttggtCATCTATTAAAGCTGAGTGGCCTACTTTGATTCGGAACTGCGCTTGGATATTGGGCAATGGTTCGAACATCAATTTTTGGCTAGATAACTGGTGCGGGAATCCGCTGGTCCTGAGCACGTCTGTGGAATTTCTAAACCTTCACGACATCTCCCTCAAGTCTAAGGTCAGAGATTTTATTCATGACAGCTCTTGGAACATTCCTTTAATTTGGTCAGATTTGTTCCCTTTTTTAGAGCATAAACTCAACCCAAATCTTCTCAGTAACTTGGAGGTGGAAGACATTTGCATATGGCCTCACTGTACATCTGGAATTTTAACCCTTCAAGAGGCTTATAAATTCAAAAACCCTTCTGCACCTATAGTCTGGACCAAGGCTGTTTGGAATAAGGACATTCCTCCTTCAAAATCTATCTTCGTTTGGAAGCTGATGATGAATAAACTTGCCACTGATGATAATCTGACTATAAGAGGATGTAATATTGTTTCTATTTGCAGCTTATGCAGATCCTCTTTGGAAACAGCATAA